The Pseudochaenichthys georgianus chromosome 8, fPseGeo1.2, whole genome shotgun sequence genome has a segment encoding these proteins:
- the LOC117451074 gene encoding uncharacterized protein isoform X1, translating to MEGHLQGGFGDIVILHVKTEAVDEKNTSALVLSSRGSPAPCGDSACRGGEQTAEEPGENTAAPGLLYPVSTDRFFTTSGEGKTYLKIAPGESISVRGSLPRAHLVNRQGRQLLGATDQKGPPKEDPVSSDRFFTTSGDGKTYLKIAPGESISVRGSLPRAHLVNRQGRQLLAAPDQKGPPKEAMPLSPSDKTLLSGSDFSSKAVLCLIEAVGRRWGLYETRERSQLFQSVQEEMASKGHLLPVEKIRRKWNNLIVTYKRVKDRSQETGHAKTSWEFFDLMDATLCDTVGTQVINNKRNKSGKAVSTLPGPLAQIAVKPEAAPPTIIQPNGDFASSGGVDSVGQGAISGQLISTAAAMPSMTTGSPPNAPELKPLIISDTVTTSIHPATIVPSPSFISSPCFTETASPSLLSSTSNTDHNTSRYVGCKAPLFSSGVVPFRLSNAPLCNTQNLLSLSSSFPPTSSSLNPSISHATTMSMSEGQSQKGNEEPSSAALSQEILQRQEEQSYLDRVAGHRVEAREKRRERREVRMAGSLGRIATALELLSSKQDTVIALLQRLADRK from the exons ATGGAGGGACATCTGCAAGGCGGCTTCGGGGACATCGTGATCCTGCATGTGAAAACGGAAGCGGTGGATGAGAAGAACACGTCTGCGCTGGTTCTGAGCAGCCGAGGCTCGCCTGCGCCTTGCGGGGATTCCGCATGCCGAGGCGGGGAGCAGACTGCCGAGGAGCCGGGAGAGAACACCGCTGCTCCGGGTCTGCTGT ACCCGGTGAGTACAGACCGCTTCTTCACCACATCGGGGGAGGGAAAGACGTACCTGAAGATAGCTCCAGGTGAGAGCATCAGTGTAAGAGGATCACTCCCAAGGGCGCACCTTGTGAACAGGCAAGGCAGGCAACTGCTTGGGGCCACGGACCAGAAGGGGCCCCCCAAAGAAG ACCCGGTGAGTTCAGACCGCTTCTTCACCACATCGGGGGATGGAAAGACGTACCTGAAGATAGCTCCAGGTGAGAGCATCAGTGTGAGAGGATCACTCCCACGGGCGCACCTTGTGAACAGGCAAGGCAGGCAACTGCTTGCGGCCCCGGACCAGAAGGGGCCCCCCAAagaag CGATGCCTCTTTCCCCCTCAGACAAGACGCTTCTCTCCGGCTCTGATTTCTCCTCCAAAGCCGTGCTGTGTCTGATTGAGGCGGTGGGCCGGCGCTGGGGCCTCTACGAGACCCGGGAGCGCTCACAGCTCTTCCAGAGTGTCCAGGAGGAGATGGCCTCCAAGGGCCACCTGCTTCCTGTCGAAAAGATCCGCCGCAAGTGGAACAACCTCATCGTCACGTACAAGAGGGTCAAAGACCGCAGCCAGGAGACGGGACACGCCAAAACGTCCTGGGAGTTCTTCGAT TTGATGGACGCTACTctctgcgacaccgttggcactCAGGTCATCAACAACAAACGAAACAAAAGCGGGAAGGCGGTTTCCACACTGCCTGGTCCTTTGGCCCAGATCGCTGTGAAACCTGAGGCAGCCCCCCCCACCATCATCCAGCCCAATGGGGACTTTGCTTCGAGCGGTGGTGTGGACTCAGTGGGTCAGGGAGCCATCAGCGGTCAACTCATCAGTACTGCTGCTGCCATGCCTTCAATGACCACCGGTAGCCCACCGAATGCTCCCGAGCTCAAACCCCTGATCATCAGTGACACTGTTACAACCAGCATTCACCCAGCCACCATTGTGCCATCCCCATCGTTTATCTCCTCTCCTTGTTTTACAGAGACAGCTTCCCCTTCCCTTCTTAGCTCCACTAGCAACACGGACCACAACACATCGCGATACGTAGGCTGTAAAGCTCCGTTGTTCTCATCAGGCGTCGTACCCTTTCGTCTTAGCAATGCGCCGCTCTGCAACACCCAGAATCTCCTCAGCCTTTCCTCCTCTTTCCCCCCTACTTCTTCCTCTCTCAATCCTTCGATTTCCCACGCAACAACCATGTCCATGAGCGAAGGACAGAGCCAGAAAGGGAACGAGGAGCCGAGCAGCGCCGCTTTGTCGCAGGAGATCCTGCAGCGACAGGAGGAACAGTCCTACCTGGATCGAGTGGCTGGACACCGAGTGGAAGCCAGGGAGAAGAGGCGCGAGAGGAGGGAGGTCCGGATGGCAGGGTCCCTCGGCAGGATAGCCACCGCCCTGGAGCTGCTCTCCTCCAAGCAGGACACAGTCATCGCCCTCCTGCAGAGACTGGCTGATCGGAAGTGA
- the LOC117451074 gene encoding uncharacterized protein isoform X2 — translation MEGHLQGGFGDIVILHVKTEAVDEKNTSALVLSSRGSPAPCGDSACRGGEQTAEEPGENTAAPGLLYPVSTDRFFTTSGEGKTYLKIAPDPVSSDRFFTTSGDGKTYLKIAPGESISVRGSLPRAHLVNRQGRQLLAAPDQKGPPKEAMPLSPSDKTLLSGSDFSSKAVLCLIEAVGRRWGLYETRERSQLFQSVQEEMASKGHLLPVEKIRRKWNNLIVTYKRVKDRSQETGHAKTSWEFFDLMDATLCDTVGTQVINNKRNKSGKAVSTLPGPLAQIAVKPEAAPPTIIQPNGDFASSGGVDSVGQGAISGQLISTAAAMPSMTTGSPPNAPELKPLIISDTVTTSIHPATIVPSPSFISSPCFTETASPSLLSSTSNTDHNTSRYVGCKAPLFSSGVVPFRLSNAPLCNTQNLLSLSSSFPPTSSSLNPSISHATTMSMSEGQSQKGNEEPSSAALSQEILQRQEEQSYLDRVAGHRVEAREKRRERREVRMAGSLGRIATALELLSSKQDTVIALLQRLADRK, via the exons ATGGAGGGACATCTGCAAGGCGGCTTCGGGGACATCGTGATCCTGCATGTGAAAACGGAAGCGGTGGATGAGAAGAACACGTCTGCGCTGGTTCTGAGCAGCCGAGGCTCGCCTGCGCCTTGCGGGGATTCCGCATGCCGAGGCGGGGAGCAGACTGCCGAGGAGCCGGGAGAGAACACCGCTGCTCCGGGTCTGCTGT ACCCGGTGAGTACAGACCGCTTCTTCACCACATCGGGGGAGGGAAAGACGTACCTGAAGATAGCTCCAG ACCCGGTGAGTTCAGACCGCTTCTTCACCACATCGGGGGATGGAAAGACGTACCTGAAGATAGCTCCAGGTGAGAGCATCAGTGTGAGAGGATCACTCCCACGGGCGCACCTTGTGAACAGGCAAGGCAGGCAACTGCTTGCGGCCCCGGACCAGAAGGGGCCCCCCAAagaag CGATGCCTCTTTCCCCCTCAGACAAGACGCTTCTCTCCGGCTCTGATTTCTCCTCCAAAGCCGTGCTGTGTCTGATTGAGGCGGTGGGCCGGCGCTGGGGCCTCTACGAGACCCGGGAGCGCTCACAGCTCTTCCAGAGTGTCCAGGAGGAGATGGCCTCCAAGGGCCACCTGCTTCCTGTCGAAAAGATCCGCCGCAAGTGGAACAACCTCATCGTCACGTACAAGAGGGTCAAAGACCGCAGCCAGGAGACGGGACACGCCAAAACGTCCTGGGAGTTCTTCGAT TTGATGGACGCTACTctctgcgacaccgttggcactCAGGTCATCAACAACAAACGAAACAAAAGCGGGAAGGCGGTTTCCACACTGCCTGGTCCTTTGGCCCAGATCGCTGTGAAACCTGAGGCAGCCCCCCCCACCATCATCCAGCCCAATGGGGACTTTGCTTCGAGCGGTGGTGTGGACTCAGTGGGTCAGGGAGCCATCAGCGGTCAACTCATCAGTACTGCTGCTGCCATGCCTTCAATGACCACCGGTAGCCCACCGAATGCTCCCGAGCTCAAACCCCTGATCATCAGTGACACTGTTACAACCAGCATTCACCCAGCCACCATTGTGCCATCCCCATCGTTTATCTCCTCTCCTTGTTTTACAGAGACAGCTTCCCCTTCCCTTCTTAGCTCCACTAGCAACACGGACCACAACACATCGCGATACGTAGGCTGTAAAGCTCCGTTGTTCTCATCAGGCGTCGTACCCTTTCGTCTTAGCAATGCGCCGCTCTGCAACACCCAGAATCTCCTCAGCCTTTCCTCCTCTTTCCCCCCTACTTCTTCCTCTCTCAATCCTTCGATTTCCCACGCAACAACCATGTCCATGAGCGAAGGACAGAGCCAGAAAGGGAACGAGGAGCCGAGCAGCGCCGCTTTGTCGCAGGAGATCCTGCAGCGACAGGAGGAACAGTCCTACCTGGATCGAGTGGCTGGACACCGAGTGGAAGCCAGGGAGAAGAGGCGCGAGAGGAGGGAGGTCCGGATGGCAGGGTCCCTCGGCAGGATAGCCACCGCCCTGGAGCTGCTCTCCTCCAAGCAGGACACAGTCATCGCCCTCCTGCAGAGACTGGCTGATCGGAAGTGA
- the sp100.1 gene encoding nuclear body protein SP140-like protein, translated as MDWLRDNELLQFFRRNKTEMSCMENPQTFLRQLRDHDLLLDKTYEKVIRMQSIKKIKNGLYEILDRLESKQPQDIRAFWTCVFKETILNEYPTLRLLRNDLMNGTFQSDIKPSERAETEEADEGKRKDVSEDEEEAEKQESSVKKKRKLKNRDVCDEEEEQPGPSSRVTPRKRPEKIHFSSPLKKGEKNDIWNWDLYKSQLPVTCGEKEGILVRKRLADGEKCIAVGRQWFSPGEFERFAGKDSSKNWKMTIKCLDTTLGKLIQAGHLKAGNYRAGCKKTLFPTHDVTTVSEEEQDKDEDEDQDSSSSTNISTAGTDEEGEREEQTDASHDSGRKVFKVTCGPLAGDLHKKRFATAILGKSIRTETRWMTPMQFMLEASPTYLSWKKDIECEGKALGDHIKANILRIHKVRCDCKLCKPRSEDLDDEKNDDECFICKTEEEDKFVVCDTCPRSFHQKCHLPHVEDKIIRDGNQWMCTFCVYKANGNLYPSESDREAALSRTISQRLLHCQYLLLCLRSADKDHIFASNPCGLERYSSVIKTPMWLDNVAGKLQKKLYQTVGEFVSDVQLIFSNSASYNQDNAGYLAMGNRLKKLFDKEFNSVFNISEQTVG; from the exons aAGGTGATTCGCATGCAgagtattaaaaaaataaagaacgGTCTCTACGAGATTCTGGACCGGTTGGAGAGTAAGCAACCACAGGACATCAGAGCGTTCTGGACCTGTGTCTTCAAGGAGACCATCTTGAACGAGTACCCCACCCTGCGACTGCTGAGAAATGACCTCATGAACG GAACTTTCCAATCCGACATAAAGCCGTCTGAGAGGGCGGAAACAGAGGAGGCAGATGAAGGGAAAAGGAAGGATGTTTCAGAAGATGAGGAGGAAGCGGAAAAGCAAGAGAGCTCTGTTAAAAAGAAGAGAAAACTGAAAAATAGGGACGTGTGCGACGAAGAGGAGGAGCAGCCAGGTCCGTCGTCTCGGGTGACTCCGAGGAAAAGGCCTGAGAAAATACACTTCT CCTCTCCCCTGAAGAAGGGAGAGAAGAACGACATTTGGAACTGGGACCTCTACAAGTCCCAGCTGCCGGTGACCTGTGGAGAGAAGGAGGGGATACTCGTCAGAAAAAGACTGGCTGATG GGGAGAAGTGCATCGCTGTTGGGAGACAGTGGTTTTCTCCGGGTGAATTTGAGAGGTTTGCGGGCAAGGACAGCTCCAAGAACTGGAAGATGACCATTAAATGTTTGGACACCACTCTGGGAAAACTTATACAG GCGGGTCATCTGAAAGCAGGAAACTACAGAGCAGGATGCAAAAAG ACCCTGTTCCCAACTCACGATGTAACCACAG tGTCCGAGGAAGAACAAGATAAGGACGAGGACGAGGACCAGGATTCATCAAGCAGCACAAATATTTCCACAGCTGGAACAG AcgaagaaggagagagagaggaacagACAGACGCCAGCCATGACAGTGGCAGGAAGGTGTTCAAAGTCACATGTGGACCTTTAGCGGGGGACTTACACAAAAAACGATTTGCAACAG CGATCTTAGGGAAGAGTATTCGTACTGAGACCAGATGGATGACCCCAATGCAGTTCATGCTGGAGGCATCTCCAACATATTTGTCCTGGAAGAAAGACATCGAGTGTGAAGGGAAAGCACTCGGGGATCACATAAAG GCAAATATCTTGAGGATCCACAAAGTGCGGTGTGATTGTAAACTGTGCAAACCGCGAAGTGAGGATCTG GATGATGAGAAAAACGATGACGAGTGTTTCATCTGTAAAACTGAAGAAGAAGACAAGTTTGTGGTGTGTGATACCTGCCCTCGCTCCTTCCATCAGAAATGCCACCTTCCTCATGTGGAGGACAAAATCATACG CGATGGAAACCAATGGATGTGTACGTTCTGTGTATACAAGGCCAACGGAAACCTTTACCCCAGTGAGTCGGACAGAGAAGCAGCCTTGTCTCGCACAATATCACAACGACTGCTG CATTGCCAATACCTCCTTCTGTGTCTGCGCAGTGCTGATAAGGATCACATATTTGCTTCTAACCCATGTGGG TTGGAACGATACTCCTCTGTGATTAAAACTCCGATGTGGCTGGACAATGTAGCCGGAAAACTCCAGAAGAAACTCTACCAGACTGTCGGAGAGTTTGTGTCCGACGTCCAGCTCATTTTCTCCAACTCTGCTTCATACAACCAA GACAATGCTGGATACCTTGCGATGGGAAACAGACTGAAGAAGTTGTTTGACAAGGAATTTAATAGTGTGTTCAACATCTCTGAACAAACTGTTGGCTGA